The following are encoded together in the Scomber japonicus isolate fScoJap1 chromosome 20, fScoJap1.pri, whole genome shotgun sequence genome:
- the birc5a gene encoding baculoviral IAP repeat-containing protein 5a, translated as MEQFNEGDMKMYFYENRLKTFEGWPFDADCACTPQNMAKAGFIHTPSENSPDIAMCFFCLKELEGWEPEDDPEKEHKSHSPSCHFITLKKKVEELTVEEFVKLQKERHKFITNKSCKESITKFEEAAKLRRGDIIKTAMGEE; from the exons ATGGAGCAGTTTAACGAAGGGgacatgaaaatgtatttttatgaaaaCAGGCTGAAAACTTTTGAGGGTTGGCCGTTTGACGCAGACTGCGCGTGCACCCCGCAGAAC ATGGCCAAAGCTGGCTTCATCCACACCCCTTCAGAGAATAGCCCAGACATCGCCATGTGTTTCTTCTGCCTCAAAGAGTTAGAGGGCTGGGAGCCGGAAGATGACCCTGA AAAGGAGCACAAATCTCATTCGCCATCATGCCACTTCATCACCCTGAAGAAAAAAGTGGAAGAGCTGACTGTGGAAGAATTCGTCAAACTACAGAAGGAGAGACACAAGTTCATCACT AACAAATCCTGTAAAGAGTCCATCACTAAGTTTGAAGAGGCAGCCAAATTGAGAAGAGGAGATATTATCAAGACAGCCATGGGTGAAGAGTGA
- the faap100 gene encoding Fanconi anemia core complex-associated protein 100, with translation MEGRCAVETLAEFGFSATSFTEKVLLCFGTDVCICTGSEEVYVFNTQERKLKAVLQFPAAVSDLVASHDKQLLYVACRSGVYCVSSSFLLSRVQSSLADASSSLAQLKITSEFLVVEEEGVSSLLLVGSALLSLSQRDTSWLLTLYKTPTHSVSSSYELLSSFNLPLVSAVAHDSTEGKSGLRRRPVLMCVHSGDTTLPSSSCASSSEAALTGGHFHLEPVLFKLLFGIDTALAKSPVILCGLPDGRLCFLPLRLPGSRLKVLHNLEQPVIFVRASVVMETSEGHAQCLVAVGEQGRVVLIKVDEGGPEGRGMIAGFTEGCVPGPVLCACVDKHCLYYSTGSDLLALDLSEGSSGRAVQGRDEDSYSKTVAALQSPTSLNVCRVIALTERTYNSAGETQLLGLSSRGQLQIMTLPVERDDAGSSGLPSTQVGRSVRDLLSAIGDACERASCLKTAIKSKNQTLRHLNQVLNISFLLAANANSAEQPPIQEKPIRCHAVTTWSRLLQKDSLNLKCILNNGSPYLLERGWTLNITVFPLSCSFSAGGESSSTNFSFPFHNLHPGEKLEVSLPLATTGGTSFPITVSCSLIFSLASLLGEEEAANLPGSQSTCISLPLNTLTVDWLHALQVNGPTATHKNTTSQSNNITTADPIQAFLMSRQMRCRGRGDGGGESAPNPEKEQYSASVRVSSELLRDTVMLKTSDSDLHGAKLAPPNVCFSLLDWLLSEGPGGVETGQQRDKINSSSVHARDPNGHTVKLTAKEAKHLLTRDESQAIVEVQVESSSMAAVCGVHHAVLRRVQTLMQRAPERAASSMRMQSLGLRQALQLAERLLQQIQQSRISGAFGVGVSAGQMTRSLLSVYRELRENPLLII, from the exons ATGGAAGGAAGGTGTGCTGTTGAGACTTTGGCAGAGTTTGGCTTCTCAGCGACGTCGTTCACAGAAAAGGTCCTGCTCTGTTTTGGGACAGATGTGTGCATCTGTACTGGCAGCGAGGAGGTCTACGTCTTCAATACCCAAGAGAGAAAACTCAAG GCTGTCCTCCAGTTTCCTGCTGCAGTGAGTGACCTGGTTGCGAGCCATGACAAGCAGCTCCTATATGTAGCCTGTAGGAGTGGAGTTTACTGTGTCAGCTCATCATTTTTGCTATCGAG GGTTCAAAGCTCCCTGGCTGATGCATCCTCCAGTCTGGCTCAGCTTAAAATCACCTCAGAGTTTCTTGTCGTTGAAGAGGAAGGAGTGTCGTCTCTGCTCCTCGTCGGCTCTGCACTCCTCAGCCTTTCCCAGAGAGACACGTCCTGGCTGTTGACTTTGTACAAAACGCCAACACATTCAGTATCCAGCAGCTATGAGTTGCTCAGTTCATTCAATCTCCCACTGGTCTCAGCTGTTGCGCATGATAGCACGGAGGGAAAGAGTGGACTAAGGAGAAGGCCCGTGCTAATGTGCGTCCACTCTGGCGATACAACACTACCATCGTCTTCCTGCGCTTCTTCATCTGAGGCAGCTTTAACTGGTGGCCACTTTCACCTGGAGCCCGTCCTCTTCAAACTTCTGTTTGGGATTGACACGGCTCTCGCCAAATCACCAGTTATACTCTGCGGCCTGCCAGATGGGCGCCTGTGTTTCCTCCCTCTGCGTCTCCCAGGATCAAGACTCAAGGTCCTGCATAACCTTGAGCAACCAGTCATATTTGTTCGGGCatctgttgtcatggaaacgaGTGAAGGACATGCACAGTGTTTGGTGGCAGTGGGCGAACAAGGGAGAGTGGTGCTGATAAAAGTTGATGAGGGAGGGCCAGAGGGAAGGGGTATGATAGCTGGTTTTACAGAAGGTTGTGTACCAGGGCCTGTGTTGTGTGCCTGTGTGGATAAACACTGTCTATACTACAGCACTGGTTCAGACCTGCTGGCACTGGATCTATCAGAGGGATCATCTGGTAGAGCAGTgcaaggaagggatgaggattCATACAGCAAGACAGTAGCTGCCCTTCAAAGCCCCAccagtttaaatgtgtgtagAGTCATTGCATTGACTGAACGCACATACAACTCTGCAG GTGAAACTCAGCTGCTGGGGCTGTCTAGCAGAGGACAGCTGCAGATAATGACCTTGCCTGTAGAGAGAGACGATGCAGGATCATCTGGGCTCCCTTCCACACAGGTGGGCCGCAGCGTGCGGGACCTACTGTCAGCTATTGGAGATGCTTGTGAAAG AGCATCCTGTCTGAAAACTGCCATCAAATCCAAAAACCAAACTTTGAGGCACCTGAATCAGGTGCTCAACATCAGCTTCCTGTTGGCAGCCAATGCAAACAGTGCAGAACAGCCTCCCATCCAGGAGAAGCCAATTAGATGTCACGCTGTAACCACTTGGAGCAGATTGCTTCAGAAAGACTCCTTGAACTTAAAATGTATCCTGAATAATGGAAGTCCTTATCTACTGGAACGAGGCTGGACACTGAACATCactgtgtttcctctctcctgctccttTAGTGCAGGAGGGGAAAGCTCCTCCACAAATTTTTCATTCCCCTTTCACAATCTGCATCCAGGGGAAAAGCTGGAGGTGTCACTGCCCCTAGCAACTACAGGTGGCACATCCTTCCCCATTACAGTCAGCTGCTCACTCATCTTCTCACTCGCAAGTCTCcttggagaggaggaggcggcAAACCTTCCTGGCTCACAGAGCACCTGCATCAGTTTGCCCTTGAACACACTGACAGTGGATTGGTTGCATGCCCTGCAGGTGAACGGTCCCACAGCCACGCACAAGAACACCACATCTCAATCCAACAACATCACCACCGCTGATCCCATCCAAGCTTTTTTAATGTCACGCCAGATGAGGTGCAGAGGAAGAGGGgacggaggaggagagagcgCTCCAAACCCTGAGAAGGAGCAGTATTCGGCAAGTGTGAGGGTGTCGTCAGAGTTACTAAGAGATACAGTAATGTTGAAAACCTCAGATTCGGACCTTCATGGGGCAAAGTTGGCTCCTCCAAATGTATGCTTTTCTCTACTGGATTGGCTGTTGTCTGAAGGTCCTGGAGGAGTGGAGACGGGACAGCAAAGAGACAAGATCAACAGCTCCTCTGTCCATGCTCGAGATCCCAATGGACACACAGTCAAACTAACTGCAAAAGAGGCAAAGCATCTCCTAACAA GGGACGAGTCTCAGGCCATAGTGGAGGTTCAAGTTGAGAGCTCATCTATGGCAGCAGTGTGTGGGGTGCACCACGCTGTCCTGCGTAGAgtacag ACTCTGATGCAGAGGGCTCCTGAGAGGGCTGCCTCCTCAATGAGGATGCAGAGTTTAGGTTTAAGACAAGCACTACAACTGGCTGAG CGCCTCTTGCAGCAGATCCAGCAGAGTCGTATCTCTGGGGCCTTTGGTGTGGGTGTGTCCGCAGGGCAGATGACCCGATCTCTCCTCAGCGTGTACCGAGAACTGAGAGAAAATCCTCTCctcataatttaa